A genomic stretch from Hoplias malabaricus isolate fHopMal1 chromosome 4, fHopMal1.hap1, whole genome shotgun sequence includes:
- the kcna1b gene encoding potassium voltage-gated channel subfamily A member 1, which produces MTVVAGDHMDESSALAGHPQESYGAEHEEHECCERVVINISGLRFETQLKTLAQFPDTLLGNPKKRMRYFDPLRNEYFFDRNRPSFDAILYYYQSGGRLRRPVNVPLDMFSEEIKFYELGVEAMEKFREDEGFIREEERPLPDNEFQRQIWLLFEHPESSGPARGIAIVSVMVILISIVIFCLETLPELKEDPQGRLQTVGNSTFFYKPNVLTDPFFIVETLCIIWFSFELIVRFFACPSKAAYFKNMMNTIDVVAIIPYFITLGTELAEDPEDGREVKGGGEQATSLAILRVIRLVRVFRIFKLSRHSKGLQILGQTLKASMRELGLLIFFLFIGVILFSSAVYFAEAEEKESFFTSIPDAFWWAVVSMTTVGYGDMYPVTIGGKIVGSLCAIAGVLTIALPVPVIVSNFNYFYHRETEGEEQAQLLNVSNPNIATDSSSSRRSSSIVSKSEYVEIDEDMNNSIDNFREANLRTGNCTVLNQNCVNKGKLLTDV; this is translated from the coding sequence ATGACTGTGGTAGCAGGAGACCACATGGACGAGAGCTCGGCTCTTGCGGGTCACCCACAGGAGTCATACGGTGCAGAGCATGAGGAGCATGAGTGCTGCGAACGTGTTGTCATCAACATCTCGGGCTTGCGCTTTGAGACCCAGCTCAAGACGCTTGCGCAATTCCCAGACACACTGCTGGGCAATCCCAAGAAAAGGATGCGCTACTTTGACCCGCTGAGGAACGAGTATTTCTTCGACAGGAATCGCCCGAGCTTTGATGCCATCCTCTACTACTACCAATCTGGAGGAAGGCTGCGCAGACCCGTCAATGTACCCTTGGATATGTTCTCGGAGGAAATTAAGTTTTATGAGCTTGGTGTAGAGGCCATGGAGAAGTTCAGGGAAGATGAAGGATTCATCCGCGAGGAAGAGCGCCCACTACCAGACAATGAGTTCCAGAGGCAAATCTGGCTCCTGTTTGAGCATCCTGAGAGCTCTGGTCCGGCACGTGGCATTGCCATAGTGTCCGTTATGGTCATACTAATATCCATTGTCATATTTTGCTTGGAGACATTACCAGAGCTTAAGGAGGACCCACAGGGACGGCTACAGACTGTAGGGAACAGCACATTCTTTTACAAACCAAATGTACTCACGGATCCCTTCTTCATCGTGGAGACCCTCTGTATCATCTGGTTCTCCTTTGAGTTGATTGTGAGGTTCTTCGCTTGCCCGAGCAAGGCAGCTTATTTCAAAAACATGATGAACACAATTGACGTGGTGGCCATCATCCCGTACTTCATCACGCTTGGCACTGAGTTGGCAGAGGATCCCGAAGATGGAAGGGAAGTGAAGGGAGGGGGAGAGCAGGCCACATCTCTGGCCATCCTCAGGGTCATCCGTCTGGTCCGGGTGTTCAGGATCTTCAAGCTTTCAAGACACTCAAAAGGGCTGCAGATTTTGGGCCAGACCCTGAAGGCGAGTATGCGTGAGCTGGGCTTGCTTATCTTTTTCCTCTTCATTGGGGTCATCTTATTCTCCAGTGCCGTCTATTTTGCAGAAGCTGAGGAGAAGGAGTCCTTCTTCACAAGCATCCCAGATGCCTTCTGGTGGGCTGTGGTTTCCATGACCACTGTAGGTTATGGGGACATGTACCCTGTGACCATTGGGGGCAAAATTGTGGGTTCCCTGTGCGCCATTGCTGGTGTGCTGACCATTGCGCTCCCAGTGCCTGTGATTGTGTCCAACTTCAACTACTTTTACCacagagagactgaaggagaGGAGCAAGCCCAGCTCCTCAATGTGAGTAATCCTAACATTGCCACAGACTCCAGCTCTAGTCGACGCAGTTCGTCTATCGTGAGCAAGTCGGAGTATGTGGAGATAGATGAGGACATGAATAACAGCATTGACAACTTTAGAGAGGCAAACCTAAGGACTGGGAACTGCACCGTCCTgaaccagaactgtgtgaaCAAGGGAAAGCTTCTAACAGATGTGTAA